In a single window of the Miscanthus floridulus cultivar M001 unplaced genomic scaffold, ASM1932011v1 os_1183_2_3, whole genome shotgun sequence genome:
- the LOC136533779 gene encoding probable inactive receptor kinase RLK902 translates to MRWTPGASAGRAVYVVLVAALWCASLTPRAAPTDLAADRAALLAFRAAVGPRLPWAAASPCGWRGVKCDPAGARVVALQLPGDSLVGAVPLGTIGNLTALRRLSLRLNALSGGIPADIGSCAELRYLYLQGNRLDGQIPEGFFGLRLLQRLDLSNNRFAGGVSPDFNRLQRLASLYLENNSLNGTLPSNLDLPKLQLFNVSRNNLTGPVPKSLAGMPASAFDGTGLCGEPLAPCPTPPPPPPSPSPPPAPAAANGSNRRKLSTGAIAGIAAGGTVTFLVLIAAIFFLCFRCQRTMAEKSAAAAAAADSDLDASPESVTVASMDKKNTTRRSSQATAAGNAKKLVFLGAAPDAPYDLESLLHASAEVIGKGWLGTTYRATLEGGAATVAVKRLRAAPIPEREFRDKVIALGALRHDNLVPLRAYFYSREEKLIVYDFVGAGSLCSLLHGSSSGAGASPARLDFAARARIALAAARGVAFVHGAGGARSCHGNIKSTNVLVTDARDGAYVTDHGILQLVGAHVPLKRVTGYRAPEVTDPRRASQETDVYSFGVLLLELLTGKPPVNSVPGSTDGVDLPLWVRTVVQEEWTSEVFDATIAIEERLEEEMMRLLQLAMDCADDRPDRRPRMAEVVARIELIVESALLKADADDDFHSISP, encoded by the coding sequence ATGCGGTGGACGCCCGGCGCCAGCGCCGGCCGGGCGGTCTACGTCGTCCTCGTCGCGGCGCTGTGGTGCGCCTCGCTCACCCCGCGCGCGGCGCCGACGGACCTCGCGGCGGACCGGGCGGCGCTGCTCGCGTTCCGGGCCGCGGTGGGGCCGCGGCTCCCGTGGGCGGCGGCGTCGCCGTGCGGGTGGCGTGGGGTCAAGTGCGACCCCGCCGGCGCGCGCGTCGTCGCGCTGCAGCTCCCTGGGGACAGCCTCGTCGGCGCGGTGCCGCTCGGGACGATCGGGAACCTCACGGCGCTGCGGAGGCTGTCGCTCCGCCTCAACGCGCTGTCCGGTGGGATCCCGGCCGACATCGGGAGCTGCGCGGAGCTCCGGTACCTGTACCTCCAGGGCAACCGGCTCGATGGGCAGATACCGGAGGGGTTCTTCGGCCTCCGGTTGCTGCAGCGGCTCGACCTCTCGAACAACCGCTTCGCCGGTGGGGTCTCGCCGGACTTCAACAGGCTCCAGAGGCTCGCTAGTCTGTACTTGGAGAACAACAGCTTGAATGGCACGCTGCCGTCCAACCTTGACCTCCCGAAGCTTCAACTCTTCAACGTGTCCAGAAACAACCTCACGGGACCTGTTCCAAAGTCGCTCGCCGGGATGCCCGCGAGCGCCTTTGACGGCACAGGGCTCTGTGGCGAGCCTCTAGCCCCGTGCCCaacccctccgccgccgccgccgtctccgtcACCGCCGCCTGCTCCAGCCGCTGCTAATGGTAGCAACAGAAGGAAGCTCTCCACTGGTGCGATCGCCGGCATTGCTGCGGGTGGTACCGTGACGTTCTTGGTTTTGATCGCCGCgatcttcttcctctgctttcggTGTCAGAGGACAATGGCTGAAAaatccgcggcggcggcggcggcggccgacaGCGACCTGGACGCGTCTCCTGAGTCGGTCACCGTGGCGAGCATGGACAAGAAGAACACCACGAGGCGGTCCTCGCAGGCCACGGCGGCCGGCAACGCCAAGAAGCTGGTGTTCTTGGGGGCGGCGCCGGACGCGCCGTACGATCTGGAGTCGCTTCTGCACGCGTCGGCCGAGGTGATCGGGAAGGGGTGGCTGGGCACGACGTACCGCGCCACGCTCGAGGGCGGCGCCGCCACCGTGGCCGTCAAGCGGCTCAGGGCGGCACCCATCCCGGAGCGGGAGTTCCGGGACAAGGTGATCGCGCTCGGCGCGCTCCGGCACGACAACCTAGTGCCGCTCCGCGCCTACTTCTACAGCCGGGAGGAGAAGCTCATCGTGTACGACTTCGTGGGCGCTGGCAGCCTCTGCTCCCTCCTccacggcagcagcagcggcgccGGCGCGAGCCCCGCGCGGCTCGACTTTGCCGCGCGGGCGCGCATCGCACTGGCGGCCGCGCGCGGCGTCGCGTTCGTCCACGGCGCCGGCGGCGCCCGCTCGTGCCACGGCAACATCAAGTCGACCAACGTCCTCGTCACCGACGCGCGCGACGGCGCCTACGTGACCGACCACGGCATCCTCCAGCTCGTCGGCGCGCACGTGCCGCTGAAACGCGTCACCGGGTACCGCGCCCCGGAGGTGACCGACCCGCGCAGGGCGTCGCAGGAGAcggacgtgtacagcttcggcgtgCTGCTCCTCGAGCTGCTGACGGGGAAACCGCCCGTGAACTCGGTGCCCGGGAGCACCGACGGCGTGGACCTGCCGCTGTGGGTGCGCACGGTGGTGCAGGAGGAGTGGACGTCCGAGGTGTTCGACGCCACCATCGCGATCGAGGAGCGCCTGGAGGAGGAGATGATGCGGCTGCTGCAGCTCGCCATGGACTGCGCCGATGATCGGCCCGACCGGCGGCCTCGGATGGCCGAGGTGGTGGCGAGGATCGAGCTCATTGTCGAgagcgcgctcctgaaggccgaCGCGGATGACGACTTCCACAGCATTTCTCCATGA